The following are encoded in a window of Providencia rettgeri genomic DNA:
- a CDS encoding MBL fold metallo-hydrolase: MKIHFLGTAASEGIPNPFCRCEHCQKARQLGGKDIRTHSSALVDDLLLIDVSPTFSYQLMRDGMDATNFESLLFTHTHPDHFNVGDLFSRMEGYGFEIHHPLHIFGNDRAINGCLEVLPGYSKERFAFHCLIPFVTVERNGYKITPLLANHAKWELCYVYHIEKDGKAIFYGHDSGWFPELTWQWLENKPLDIIVFECTYGLNGHNRTDNHMSLETVFAAQERLQQQGCLHSETQIAVSHISHSGKLLHDELVAVCAPYNIRVAYDGLTLETH, from the coding sequence ATGAAAATTCATTTTTTAGGAACTGCGGCTTCAGAGGGGATACCAAACCCTTTTTGCCGTTGTGAGCACTGCCAAAAAGCGAGGCAACTGGGTGGTAAAGATATCAGAACGCACTCATCTGCCCTTGTGGATGATCTTTTGCTGATCGACGTGTCTCCAACATTTAGCTATCAACTTATGCGTGATGGAATGGATGCGACCAATTTTGAAAGCTTGTTATTTACCCACACTCACCCCGACCATTTCAATGTGGGTGACCTGTTCAGTCGAATGGAAGGCTATGGTTTTGAAATTCACCATCCACTTCATATTTTTGGCAATGATCGTGCGATCAATGGTTGCCTTGAAGTGCTACCAGGATACAGTAAAGAGCGCTTCGCTTTTCACTGCCTAATTCCTTTTGTCACTGTTGAAAGAAATGGATATAAAATTACGCCATTACTTGCAAATCATGCCAAATGGGAACTTTGTTATGTCTATCATATTGAAAAAGACGGCAAAGCGATTTTCTATGGTCACGATTCAGGTTGGTTCCCCGAACTGACTTGGCAATGGCTTGAAAACAAACCACTGGATATTATCGTATTCGAATGCACCTACGGTCTAAATGGTCATAACCGTACTGATAACCATATGAGTTTAGAGACTGTTTTTGCAGCACAAGAACGACTTCAACAACAAGGTTGCTTGCACTCTGAAACTCAAATTGCTGTTTCTCATATCTCCCACAGTGGTAAATTACTGCATGATGAATTAGTGGCGGTTTGTGCTCCTTATAATATCCGTGTTGCCTATGACGGATTAACGTTAGAAACACATTAA
- the tauD gene encoding taurine dioxygenase, with protein MEYPFQIKRITPTLGALISGIDLSQAIDDKLFTALNYALQSYHVLFLRNQPIEPIQQKQFAERFGLLHTHPIYPHTPECEEITVLDTDEDNPPDNDNWHTDVTFIETPPMGAVLAAKHIPTLGGDTLWVSGIAAYNALSVRWKHMLAGLQAVHDFTKSFPEYRFNHCEVTYSRWLKAKENSPPVLHPVVRTHPLSGRKALFVNEGFTTRIIGLTPKESETTLAFLFQHINKPEFQVRWQWNKDDLVIWDNQITQHYATADYLPERRIMHRATIIGGIPY; from the coding sequence ATGGAATATCCTTTTCAAATAAAGCGGATAACACCCACATTAGGTGCTCTCATCAGTGGCATTGATTTATCTCAAGCAATAGATGATAAACTTTTCACTGCACTTAATTATGCTTTACAGTCATACCATGTGCTTTTTTTAAGAAATCAACCTATTGAACCCATACAGCAAAAACAATTTGCAGAACGATTCGGTTTATTACACACACATCCAATTTATCCACATACACCAGAATGTGAGGAAATAACGGTACTTGATACGGATGAAGATAATCCACCAGATAATGACAATTGGCATACGGATGTTACATTTATTGAAACGCCGCCAATGGGGGCAGTTTTAGCTGCGAAACATATTCCAACGTTAGGTGGGGATACATTATGGGTCAGTGGTATTGCAGCTTATAACGCATTATCTGTTCGGTGGAAGCATATGCTAGCTGGCTTACAGGCAGTGCATGATTTTACGAAATCATTTCCAGAGTACCGCTTTAACCATTGCGAAGTCACTTATTCAAGATGGCTAAAAGCCAAAGAAAATAGCCCGCCGGTATTACATCCCGTTGTTAGGACTCACCCTCTTTCAGGGCGAAAAGCTTTATTTGTTAATGAAGGCTTTACAACTCGGATCATAGGGTTAACACCAAAAGAGAGTGAGACCACACTGGCTTTTTTATTCCAGCACATTAATAAGCCTGAATTTCAGGTGCGTTGGCAATGGAATAAAGACGATTTGGTTATTTGGGATAATCAAATAACACAGCATTATGCCACAGCGGATTATTTACCTGAGCGACGTATTATGCACAGAGCAACAATAATCGGTGGCATACCATATTAG
- a CDS encoding MgtC/SapB family protein: protein MDVFMQFVDTIGPLSLSSIAKLLAAFILGGFIGLERESKGKPVGFKTCVIIAVASCLLTIVSIQSAEYYANISDNIRSDPMRLAAQIISGVGFLGAGVILHRRDDAISGLTTAAIVWASAGVGIACGSGFYWHAFIVTILFFLAIQLSPQVALFQMKNQKLGKIKVRMLFTHEDGVPLLIEYLKQHKDIIENLTIRDIKKERVEVNLKLVVRQRTTLPEFYCSLKQLSYVHSVSLDH, encoded by the coding sequence ATGGATGTTTTTATGCAGTTTGTCGACACTATTGGCCCTTTGTCACTGTCAAGTATTGCTAAATTACTCGCCGCCTTTATTTTAGGCGGCTTTATTGGCTTGGAGCGTGAATCAAAGGGAAAACCTGTCGGCTTTAAAACCTGTGTCATTATTGCTGTTGCCAGTTGTTTATTAACGATTGTTTCCATTCAATCTGCTGAATATTACGCAAATATATCGGATAATATTCGTAGTGACCCAATGAGATTAGCTGCACAGATTATTAGTGGTGTCGGTTTTTTAGGTGCAGGTGTTATTTTACACCGCCGTGATGATGCTATTTCAGGATTAACAACCGCAGCCATTGTTTGGGCTTCAGCAGGGGTGGGAATTGCTTGTGGTTCGGGCTTTTACTGGCATGCCTTTATTGTCACTATTCTTTTTTTCTTGGCAATTCAACTGAGTCCGCAAGTGGCGTTATTTCAGATGAAAAATCAAAAATTAGGTAAGATTAAAGTTCGAATGTTGTTTACCCATGAGGATGGCGTTCCCTTACTTATTGAGTATTTAAAACAACATAAAGACATTATTGAAAACTTGACGATACGAGACATTAAAAAAGAGCGAGTTGAAGTGAATTTAAAACTCGTGGTACGGCAAAGGACTACATTACCTGAGTTTTATTGCTCTTTAAAACAGTTATCTTATGTTCATTCTGTTTCTTTAGATCACTAA
- a CDS encoding N-acetyltransferase family protein — protein sequence MIREATYDDLNAILSLYQTLFSEMALLDPERMKPAMQSKAFIENAIVDDKFHLLVAEFEGEVKGFCIAQHQSAEPYNCLVPRDFAYVFDLIVSPDFRGEKIGHQLLDSMKLWAKSKQFSHLELSVLAQNHNAIRFYEREGLSEITRTMGIKL from the coding sequence ATGATACGAGAAGCAACATATGATGATTTAAACGCTATTTTATCTCTCTATCAAACCTTGTTTAGTGAAATGGCGTTGCTTGATCCTGAACGGATGAAGCCTGCTATGCAATCAAAAGCGTTTATTGAAAATGCCATTGTTGATGATAAATTTCATCTGTTAGTCGCTGAATTCGAAGGGGAAGTTAAAGGGTTTTGTATTGCGCAGCATCAATCAGCCGAACCATATAATTGCCTAGTTCCACGGGACTTTGCTTACGTTTTTGATTTGATTGTTTCTCCTGATTTTCGCGGTGAAAAAATAGGGCATCAATTACTTGATAGCATGAAATTATGGGCAAAAAGCAAACAATTTAGCCACTTAGAACTGTCTGTTTTAGCACAAAACCATAATGCTATCCGCTTTTATGAACGTGAAGGCCTATCTGAAATTACGCGTACTATGGGTATTAAGCTGTAA
- a CDS encoding MFS transporter yields MDMKITSRLLIMMFVQYFMQGAWNMTMGLVLSTYGMANIIGNAYALLGVATIISPLFIGMVADRFFASQKVMGILHLINALVILCVPQFIEAQNSGMTLFLIFIIGLLFYPTTALSNSISFSHINGVKYFPIIRVFGTFGFMAIGFILGEMGFSGSTMTWYIASAVAILLGFYCFTLPNTPPKAKGKPFSVRDILCLDALSLFKDRYFAILMLSIFVLMIPKTAYSAYIPVFIKTLGFDNAASIMQIGIACEVLFMFFLSFFLMKFGFKVTLLLGAISWIIRSTLFAYAAVDTSLYFIVFGLMLQGLCWDFFFTAGDIYVDRKAKPEIRAQAQGLRFIVSNGFGLLFASTICGQIFNSTVTEKGSGSLPQWETFWHYPAIVAAVVTVFFIFFFKDDISQKKNSQDKKAPEGAVVP; encoded by the coding sequence ATGGATATGAAAATAACTTCCCGCTTACTGATCATGATGTTTGTGCAATATTTTATGCAAGGTGCATGGAATATGACAATGGGGTTGGTATTAAGCACCTATGGTATGGCGAATATCATTGGTAATGCTTATGCGTTATTAGGTGTTGCGACCATTATTTCACCGTTATTTATTGGTATGGTTGCTGACCGCTTTTTTGCATCACAAAAAGTGATGGGGATCCTCCACTTAATTAATGCCTTAGTCATTTTATGTGTGCCTCAATTTATTGAAGCACAAAACAGTGGTATGACCCTGTTTCTGATCTTTATAATTGGTTTGCTTTTTTACCCAACGACTGCACTGTCAAATAGTATTAGCTTCTCCCATATTAATGGTGTGAAATATTTCCCTATTATTCGTGTATTCGGTACGTTTGGTTTTATGGCTATTGGGTTTATTTTAGGGGAAATGGGCTTCTCAGGTAGTACGATGACGTGGTATATCGCATCAGCGGTTGCTATATTATTAGGTTTTTACTGTTTTACATTGCCAAATACGCCACCAAAAGCTAAAGGCAAACCTTTTTCTGTGCGCGATATTTTATGCTTAGATGCACTGTCATTATTTAAAGACCGTTATTTTGCTATTTTAATGCTTAGCATCTTTGTATTAATGATCCCAAAAACAGCTTATTCCGCTTATATCCCTGTGTTTATCAAAACGCTAGGGTTCGATAATGCGGCTTCTATTATGCAAATTGGTATTGCCTGTGAAGTTCTGTTTATGTTCTTCCTGTCATTCTTCTTAATGAAGTTTGGGTTTAAAGTCACTTTATTGCTAGGTGCTATTAGTTGGATTATTCGTTCAACATTATTTGCCTATGCCGCAGTTGATACGAGTTTATATTTTATTGTTTTTGGCCTGATGCTTCAGGGATTATGTTGGGACTTTTTCTTTACTGCTGGCGATATTTATGTCGACCGTAAAGCAAAACCAGAGATCCGCGCACAAGCTCAAGGATTACGCTTTATTGTTTCCAATGGCTTTGGTTTATTATTTGCCTCAACTATCTGCGGACAAATATTTAACTCAACGGTCACCGAAAAAGGCAGTGGATCCTTACCACAGTGGGAAACGTTCTGGCATTACCCAGCCATCGTTGCTGCTGTCGTTACTGTATTCTTTATCTTCTTCTTTAAAGATGATATTTCTCAAAAGAAAAATAGCCAAGATAAAAAAGCTCCGGAGGGCGCTGTAGTACCGTAA
- the can gene encoding carbonate dehydratase, with the protein MAMDKIKELFVNNREWATSIKEQDPSFFKALSKDQQPKFLWIGCSDSRVPSEKLIKVGPGDLFVHRNVANLVIHTDLNCLSAIQYAIDVLKVEHIIVCGHYGCGGIEAAIENDALGLIDNWLLHIRDIWFKHSRMLGELKPTERINRLCELNVVEQVYNLGHSTVLQSAWKRGQDIMVHGWIYGISDGFLIDLDITADSCAKLELCYREAIAALTTKTPFTTGCSAK; encoded by the coding sequence ATGGCAATGGATAAAATTAAAGAGTTATTTGTTAATAATAGAGAATGGGCTACGTCAATAAAAGAACAAGACCCAAGTTTCTTCAAAGCATTATCAAAAGATCAACAACCCAAATTCTTATGGATTGGTTGTTCTGACAGTCGCGTACCTTCGGAAAAATTAATTAAAGTTGGACCGGGGGATCTTTTTGTGCATCGCAACGTTGCGAATTTGGTGATCCACACAGATTTAAACTGTTTATCTGCTATTCAATATGCTATTGATGTTCTTAAAGTTGAGCACATCATTGTTTGTGGACATTACGGTTGTGGGGGTATTGAAGCCGCGATAGAAAACGACGCTCTAGGTTTAATTGATAATTGGTTGCTACACATTCGTGATATTTGGTTTAAACATAGCCGTATGCTTGGTGAGCTTAAGCCGACAGAACGGATAAACCGCTTATGTGAATTAAATGTCGTCGAACAGGTATATAATTTAGGGCACTCCACTGTACTTCAATCTGCTTGGAAACGAGGGCAAGATATCATGGTGCATGGTTGGATTTATGGTATTTCGGACGGTTTTTTAATTGATCTTGATATAACAGCAGACAGCTGTGCGAAACTCGAACTTTGTTACCGTGAGGCTATCGCTGCATTAACAACAAAGACACCATTTACAACAGGTTGTTCAGCGAAATAA
- the moeB gene encoding molybdopterin-synthase adenylyltransferase MoeB, with the protein MLRYNRQIILRGFDFDGQEKLKAGKVLVIGLGGLGCVATQYLAAAGVGHLTLVDFDTVSLSNLQRQILHRDATIGQPKVESAKSQLCAINPHVHIDTVNAQLDDAQLNGLITRHDVILDCTDNVAIREQLNRLCLAQKKPLVSGAAIRMEGQLSVFTYEDDAPCYHCLSRLFGENSLTCVEAGVMSPLVGTIGTLEAMETIKLLANYGKVNSGKVLLFDAMTMDFRQFKLSKDPHCEVCCQS; encoded by the coding sequence TTGATGGGCAAGAAAAACTCAAAGCTGGTAAGGTGCTGGTCATTGGCTTAGGTGGGTTGGGATGTGTGGCAACCCAATACCTTGCAGCGGCAGGTGTTGGCCATTTAACGTTAGTTGATTTTGATACAGTATCGCTTTCTAACTTACAACGACAGATTTTGCACCGCGACGCGACAATTGGCCAACCGAAAGTGGAATCTGCCAAATCTCAACTTTGTGCTATTAACCCCCATGTTCATATTGACACGGTTAATGCACAGCTTGATGATGCACAACTCAATGGGTTAATCACTCGCCATGATGTGATTTTAGACTGTACTGACAATGTCGCAATTCGTGAGCAACTTAACCGGTTGTGTTTAGCGCAGAAAAAACCCTTGGTCTCGGGTGCGGCAATTCGTATGGAAGGGCAGCTTAGCGTTTTCACTTATGAAGATGATGCCCCTTGCTATCACTGTTTGAGTCGTTTATTTGGTGAAAATAGCTTGACCTGTGTCGAAGCTGGAGTGATGTCCCCCCTTGTCGGCACCATCGGCACGTTAGAGGCCATGGAAACCATTAAACTGCTAGCGAACTATGGCAAGGTGAATTCAGGCAAAGTATTACTGTTTGATGCGATGACAATGGATTTTCGCCAATTTAAATTGAGCAAAGATCCTCACTGTGAAGTTTGCTGCCAAAGCTAA
- a CDS encoding extracellular solute-binding protein: protein MATIKDIAKLAGVSHGTVSNVLNKRGNVSVEKIEAVYKAAKQMGYQLNTQAQLLRTNKSHKIAILLPQLVSDKYAIFFNAFRQSISLYPEITYDLFLTDDLETTELDALQKIAAGGYKQVVAVSCLQDATLYFDTLKLPASQIVFIYRQPANAHHFFTLDFSQAADAICQQIATSRSQLVGIFSDEHGELERSTFVSELQRSLKQRAPNKKYIVIRASNDESYKAAFDFFTLDQIPDLFVAEDIEKATFLTQASFFGSHNDCPAIFALSGNIPPILKGLHCFPMNYAQLGLEVVDELMKEEVQKNEIVSTNTVYVRNQSGNLYTATPALNTAHNDKPSLNLLILPSPSTNALKKLLPHFYRQTGIKVNLAIHPYDEVYQILGQLHLHPYYDLLRIDMACFPWFAERILQPLDKVGSGLTDLLSSFSLPTQQKFSLVGDIAYAMPFDASAQLLFYRKDLFEDPILKRMYYEKTGNELTVPTNFIEYDQVTQFFTEHHEKGHFSRPIGASTTLGSAGLIASEYLLRYYAEGGRLIGVDDIPRLEMPLAGKVLSDYLYQVSVTENIHEKWWSESIRQFEKGELAMLIAYMNLFNDVAHSDIFPKIGYAPVPGGLPQLGGGALGVSRYSQKSHYAEQFYRWLYSPIVMDHLILLGGNSNHQDFSHNQEICHRYPWMPLAYQEINRGIRESSIPSGKLFNLRQAEVIIGQGITNVVNKIMTIEETIEYINQRLLVDTQGER from the coding sequence ATGGCAACCATTAAAGATATTGCAAAATTGGCGGGCGTCTCCCACGGAACGGTTTCTAACGTTTTGAATAAACGAGGAAATGTGAGTGTAGAGAAAATTGAAGCCGTCTATAAAGCAGCAAAGCAGATGGGCTATCAGCTCAATACACAAGCCCAATTATTGAGAACGAATAAGAGCCATAAAATTGCGATACTATTACCGCAGTTAGTCTCTGATAAATACGCAATATTTTTTAATGCATTTAGGCAATCAATCTCTTTGTACCCTGAGATAACCTATGATCTGTTTTTGACGGATGATCTCGAAACAACAGAACTAGATGCATTACAAAAGATCGCTGCGGGTGGCTATAAACAGGTTGTTGCAGTAAGTTGTTTGCAAGACGCAACCCTCTATTTTGACACGTTAAAATTGCCAGCGTCTCAAATAGTGTTTATTTATCGCCAGCCAGCCAATGCCCATCATTTTTTTACGTTAGATTTTTCTCAAGCCGCTGACGCTATTTGTCAGCAAATTGCGACAAGTCGTAGCCAACTGGTTGGTATCTTTAGTGATGAACATGGTGAGTTAGAACGTTCAACGTTTGTTAGTGAGTTACAACGTAGTCTTAAACAACGTGCGCCAAATAAAAAATACATTGTGATCCGCGCTTCTAATGACGAGTCGTACAAAGCCGCATTTGATTTTTTCACCTTAGATCAAATACCCGATTTGTTCGTGGCTGAAGATATTGAAAAAGCAACCTTTTTAACTCAAGCCAGCTTTTTTGGTAGTCACAATGATTGCCCCGCTATTTTCGCCTTAAGTGGTAATATCCCTCCAATATTAAAAGGATTACACTGTTTTCCGATGAACTATGCACAGCTAGGGTTAGAGGTTGTCGATGAGTTAATGAAAGAGGAAGTGCAGAAAAATGAGATCGTCTCTACAAACACCGTTTATGTTCGTAACCAAAGTGGCAACCTTTATACCGCCACGCCTGCGCTCAATACCGCCCATAACGATAAACCAAGCTTGAATCTCCTTATTTTACCAAGCCCTTCAACAAATGCGCTCAAAAAGCTTTTGCCGCATTTTTATCGGCAAACAGGTATAAAAGTTAATTTAGCAATACACCCCTATGATGAAGTTTACCAAATATTAGGGCAACTTCATTTGCATCCTTATTATGATTTATTGCGTATTGATATGGCGTGCTTTCCTTGGTTTGCAGAGCGTATATTACAACCTCTAGATAAAGTTGGGAGCGGTCTGACCGATTTATTAAGTAGCTTTTCGCTCCCCACCCAACAAAAGTTTAGTTTAGTGGGAGACATTGCTTATGCCATGCCGTTTGATGCGAGTGCACAGTTGCTATTTTATCGAAAAGACCTTTTTGAAGACCCCATTCTAAAACGAATGTATTACGAAAAAACAGGCAATGAATTAACCGTACCGACTAATTTTATTGAATATGACCAAGTCACCCAATTTTTTACAGAGCATCATGAAAAAGGGCATTTTTCTCGTCCTATTGGTGCATCAACAACATTGGGAAGTGCAGGGTTGATCGCAAGTGAATATTTATTGCGCTACTACGCCGAAGGTGGTCGTTTAATCGGGGTAGATGATATCCCTCGATTAGAAATGCCTTTGGCAGGTAAGGTATTAAGTGATTATCTATATCAAGTTTCAGTCACTGAAAATATCCATGAAAAATGGTGGAGCGAGTCAATTAGGCAATTTGAGAAGGGAGAGTTGGCTATGTTGATCGCTTATATGAACTTGTTTAATGATGTCGCCCACAGTGATATCTTCCCTAAAATTGGTTATGCACCTGTTCCAGGGGGGCTCCCTCAACTAGGTGGCGGGGCACTTGGCGTCTCCCGTTATAGCCAAAAATCACACTATGCAGAGCAATTTTATCGTTGGCTCTATTCCCCTATCGTAATGGATCACCTTATTTTATTGGGTGGAAACAGTAATCATCAAGATTTCAGTCATAACCAAGAAATATGCCATCGTTACCCTTGGATGCCGCTGGCTTACCAAGAAATTAACCGTGGGATCCGTGAATCTTCCATTCCAAGTGGCAAGTTATTTAATTTACGCCAAGCAGAAGTCATTATTGGGCAAGGGATCACTAATGTAGTGAATAAAATCATGACAATAGAAGAAACCATCGAATACATTAACCAGCGTTTATTGGTCGATACACAAGGGGAGCGATAA
- a CDS encoding TIGR00730 family Rossman fold protein: MGKIKSIAVYCGSSMGKNGIYQQKAIEFAKEMVKRDIALVYGGASVGIMGTIADTVLSLGGKAIGVIPSLLEEREISHKNLTELYKVETMHQRKSKMIELADAFVALPGGYGTLEEYSEVFTWSQIGLHTKPCALFNINNYWQPLIDMTNKMADEGFLHEKYRHMAIVNDSPAALMDSFESYIAPSVKTYD, encoded by the coding sequence ATGGGAAAAATTAAAAGTATCGCGGTGTATTGTGGCTCAAGCATGGGCAAAAATGGAATTTATCAACAAAAAGCGATTGAATTTGCAAAAGAAATGGTTAAGAGAGACATTGCTTTAGTGTATGGCGGAGCCAGTGTCGGCATTATGGGAACAATTGCAGATACTGTTTTATCCCTCGGTGGAAAGGCGATAGGTGTCATACCGTCATTGCTCGAAGAGCGTGAAATTTCACATAAAAATCTGACTGAGCTGTATAAAGTTGAAACAATGCATCAACGCAAAAGTAAAATGATTGAGCTGGCGGATGCGTTTGTTGCTTTACCGGGGGGATATGGCACGTTAGAAGAGTATTCAGAAGTGTTTACTTGGAGCCAGATTGGCTTACATACCAAGCCTTGTGCCCTATTTAACATTAATAATTATTGGCAACCATTAATTGACATGACAAATAAAATGGCGGACGAAGGTTTCCTACATGAAAAGTATCGCCATATGGCGATTGTCAACGATTCGCCAGCGGCATTGATGGATAGTTTTGAGTCCTATATTGCGCCATCGGTGAAAACATACGATTAA
- a CDS encoding zinc ribbon domain-containing protein YjdM has protein sequence MQFPPCPKCQSEYTYTDNDMYICPECAHEWNDAEPVADIDELIVKDANGNLLADGDTVTVIKDLKVKGSSSMLKIGTRVKGIRLVEGDHNIDCKIDGFGQMKLKSEFVKKN, from the coding sequence ATGCAATTCCCTCCTTGCCCGAAATGTCAGTCTGAATACACCTATACTGATAACGATATGTATATCTGCCCTGAATGTGCGCACGAATGGAATGACGCAGAACCCGTGGCTGATATTGATGAGCTGATTGTTAAAGATGCCAACGGTAATCTTTTAGCTGATGGGGATACCGTTACTGTGATTAAAGATCTGAAAGTCAAAGGTAGCTCATCGATGTTAAAAATCGGTACACGTGTAAAAGGCATTCGCTTAGTCGAAGGTGACCACAATATCGATTGTAAAATTGATGGCTTTGGACAAATGAAGCTAAAATCTGAATTTGTGAAGAAAAACTAA
- a CDS encoding ABC-F family ATPase, with protein MLTTNNITMQFGSKPLFENISVKFGTGNRYGLIGANGAGKSTFMKILGGDLTPTSGNVSTTDPNERIGKLRQDQFAFEEYTVLDTVIMGHSELWNVKQERDRIYALPEMSEEDGYRVADLEVAYGEMDGYSAEARAGELLLGVGIPVEQHYGPMSEVAPGWKLRVLLAQALFSDPDILLLDEPTNNLDIDTIRWLEQVLNDRNCTMIIISHDRHFLNTVCTHMADLDYGELRLFTGNYDEYMIAATQARERLLADNAKKKAQIAELQSFVSRFSANASKSKQATSRARQIDKIQLDEVKASSRQNPFIRFEQEKKLFRNALELEAVTNGYDQGPLFKNVNLLLEVGEKMAVIGANGIGKTTFLKTLMGEQPATSGVVKWSENSRIGYYAQDHAEDFETDLTVFDWMSQWKNEGDDEQAVRSILGRLLFTQDDIKKKVKVLSGGEQGRMLFGKLMMQQPNILIMDEPTNHLDMESIESLNLALELYKGTLIFVSHDREFVSSLASRILEIKEDKVIDFKGTYDEYLISQGVVL; from the coding sequence GTGTTAACAACCAACAATATCACTATGCAGTTTGGCAGTAAGCCACTGTTTGAAAACATTTCAGTCAAATTTGGTACGGGCAACCGTTACGGTTTAATCGGCGCAAATGGCGCGGGTAAATCGACGTTTATGAAGATCTTAGGTGGCGATTTAACTCCAACATCGGGTAACGTCAGTACTACGGATCCGAATGAACGTATTGGTAAACTTCGCCAAGATCAATTCGCATTCGAAGAATACACGGTTCTAGATACGGTCATTATGGGCCATAGCGAATTGTGGAATGTGAAGCAAGAACGTGACCGTATTTATGCGTTACCTGAAATGAGCGAAGAAGATGGTTACCGCGTCGCTGATTTGGAAGTCGCCTATGGTGAAATGGATGGTTACAGTGCAGAAGCACGTGCGGGTGAACTATTACTCGGTGTCGGTATCCCTGTTGAGCAACATTATGGCCCAATGAGTGAAGTTGCTCCGGGCTGGAAATTGCGCGTATTACTCGCTCAAGCCCTATTTTCGGATCCCGATATTTTGCTACTTGATGAGCCAACCAACAACTTGGATATTGATACTATCCGTTGGCTAGAGCAAGTGCTCAATGATCGTAATTGCACAATGATCATTATTTCCCATGATAGGCACTTCTTAAATACCGTTTGTACGCATATGGCGGACTTAGACTACGGTGAGTTGCGTTTATTTACCGGTAACTATGATGAGTATATGATAGCAGCGACACAAGCTCGTGAGCGTTTACTTGCTGATAATGCGAAGAAAAAAGCGCAAATTGCCGAGCTTCAATCTTTCGTTAGCCGCTTTAGCGCCAACGCATCTAAATCGAAACAAGCCACCTCGCGTGCTCGCCAAATTGACAAAATTCAATTAGATGAGGTGAAGGCGTCTAGCCGCCAAAACCCATTTATTCGTTTTGAGCAAGAGAAAAAGCTGTTCCGTAATGCACTTGAATTAGAAGCGGTAACTAATGGTTATGATCAAGGGCCACTCTTCAAAAATGTGAATTTACTCCTTGAAGTTGGCGAGAAAATGGCGGTTATCGGTGCGAATGGTATTGGTAAAACGACTTTCTTAAAAACCTTAATGGGTGAGCAGCCAGCAACAAGTGGGGTGGTTAAGTGGTCGGAAAATAGTCGCATTGGTTACTATGCTCAAGATCATGCAGAAGATTTCGAGACCGATTTGACTGTTTTTGACTGGATGAGCCAGTGGAAAAATGAAGGCGACGACGAACAAGCGGTGCGCAGCATCTTAGGTCGTTTACTGTTCACGCAAGATGACATTAAAAAGAAAGTGAAAGTGTTATCAGGGGGTGAGCAAGGGCGTATGCTATTTGGTAAGTTGATGATGCAACAACCAAACATTCTAATTATGGATGAGCCAACTAACCACTTGGACATGGAGTCCATTGAGTCATTGAACTTAGCACTTGAGTTGTACAAAGGGACGTTGATATTTGTCTCCCATGACCGTGAGTTTGTTAGTTCACTGGCAAGCCGTATTTTAGAAATCAAAGAAGATAAAGTTATTGATTTCAAAGGTACTTATGATGAGTACCTAATAAGCCAAGGTGTGGTTTTGTAA